In a genomic window of Pseudomonadota bacterium:
- a CDS encoding PAS domain S-box protein, which translates to MDTRVRELIDLASDAAFAIDHRCQVTAWNRQAEQLIGYAFREVIDRSCGEVLQAVLPGGEPLCVNNCEFFRCFQSYLPYGVPTCRIRCKDGNWVTVSISSLVISKQLRESHTGSVVAIVFLHEKEQEHIQMLPRGKLQVSTLGSFGLAVGGRDVTLQKWKRKQAVTLLKFLVTQVGRPIHRERIFDCIWPNIDEGRGWDRLKVTMCYLRRQLRTTGMGEGILKTVGNAYLLRRDAVTVDAETFETLTAEGWALQRRQQWDEALHRYNEAESLYRGDYLEEDVYADWCAEERERLRELYLEMLADMAQCYTECGRYAEAARVCRTALVREPCRESVHRTLMEHLVRLGRPDQALAQFHACKRILAQELAVDPMPETQHLYQNILAGKTNVKTAQCITPRIHVKP; encoded by the coding sequence ATGGATACTAGGGTGCGTGAATTGATTGACCTCGCTTCCGATGCGGCCTTCGCTATCGACCACCGCTGTCAAGTCACCGCTTGGAACCGACAGGCAGAACAGCTAATCGGCTACGCATTCCGCGAAGTGATCGACCGATCCTGCGGCGAAGTTTTGCAGGCGGTGCTACCCGGCGGCGAGCCCTTGTGTGTCAATAATTGTGAATTCTTCCGGTGTTTCCAGAGTTATCTGCCTTACGGTGTGCCGACCTGCCGCATACGCTGCAAGGATGGCAATTGGGTCACGGTAAGCATCTCGTCACTCGTCATATCAAAGCAGCTCCGGGAGTCGCACACCGGTTCGGTGGTGGCCATTGTTTTTCTGCACGAAAAAGAGCAAGAGCACATTCAGATGCTGCCGCGCGGAAAGCTCCAGGTCTCCACACTCGGAAGTTTTGGGCTGGCCGTGGGGGGGCGTGATGTCACGCTCCAAAAATGGAAACGTAAGCAGGCTGTGACACTACTGAAATTTCTCGTCACCCAGGTCGGTCGTCCGATCCACCGGGAACGTATTTTTGACTGCATATGGCCCAATATCGACGAAGGCCGCGGGTGGGATCGGCTTAAAGTGACGATGTGCTACTTGAGACGACAGTTGCGTACCACCGGCATGGGCGAAGGCATTCTAAAGACCGTCGGAAACGCCTACCTGCTCAGGCGTGACGCGGTTACGGTGGATGCGGAGACCTTTGAAACCCTGACCGCAGAAGGTTGGGCGCTACAGCGTCGACAGCAGTGGGACGAAGCACTACACCGCTACAACGAAGCCGAATCTCTCTACCGGGGCGACTACCTGGAAGAAGACGTCTACGCGGATTGGTGTGCCGAAGAGCGCGAGCGGCTGCGCGAACTCTACCTGGAAATGCTTGCCGACATGGCACAATGCTACACGGAATGTGGCCGCTACGCCGAGGCAGCACGGGTCTGCCGCACGGCCCTGGTTCGCGAGCCGTGCCGGGAAAGCGTTCACCGTACGCTCATGGAACACCTGGTTAGACTCGGTCGCCCAGATCAGGCCTTGGCCCAGTTTCACGCCTGCAAACGCATTTTGGCCCAGGAACTTGCTGTGGATCCGATGCCAGAGACACAGCACCTGTATCAGAATATCCTGGCGGGAAAGACAAATGTCAAAACCGCACAGTGCATCACCCCAAGGATTCACGTCAAACCGTAG